In one Notolabrus celidotus isolate fNotCel1 chromosome 1, fNotCel1.pri, whole genome shotgun sequence genomic region, the following are encoded:
- the LOC117814515 gene encoding LOW QUALITY PROTEIN: leucine-rich repeat neuronal protein 2-like (The sequence of the model RefSeq protein was modified relative to this genomic sequence to represent the inferred CDS: inserted 4 bases in 4 codons) codes for MLNWIEIREFRDQVNTEVLLPATYFLMPINSEPPCCEPQILHLWPGYEIDESAPVTCTDHEANSNTSADTVSPVCFIGVCVPAVVVGSLPHALPWHVSCPVRCVCQIKPWFSPDSVYHEAPTVDCNDLLMTKLPLPIPPXTHTLRLQSNLLSEIDTAVLHRLPNLTDLDLSQNRFSRVRTITKSSPIPSLLSLHLXENHLSHLPEASFSSLPNLQELFLSHNNLHSISPKAFLGLDSLLRLHINNNRLITVDPQWFKALPNLEVLMLGGTXVEALPERGFQALKSLRSLVLGGMGLRGLAEKSLEGLEGLESLSFYDNKLTKVPTQALRRVPGLKFLDLNKNRIKLIETGDFRDMVHLKELGLNNMDELVSIERGALDNLPELTKLEITNNPRLSYIHPQAFLQLSRLESLMLNSNSLSALHQHIVLSLPSLQEVSLHSNPLRCDCLFHWAAEEASHPHTEVTQTPRMVRFIQPQATLCSEPPELRARXVREVSSREMSASCLPMIPSSSLPSYVGVREGGKLVLHCRALADPQPELYWVTPSGLKLGPVPIGASKSSPAPDPCHRITVSEGFNQTTASSVSTSHTQAQTHTPCSPSKHYRLLPEGTLEMNKVTLSEAGLYTCVAENVLGADTRSVTVGAWQRKEKKEGSL; via the exons atgctcaactGGATCGAGATCAGGGAATTCAGAGATCAAGTCAACACTGAGGTGTTGCTCCCAGCCACCTACTTTCTGATGCCCATT AACAGTGAGCCGCCATGCTGCGAGCCACAAATCCTCCACCTGTGGCCAGGATATGAGATCGATG AATCAGCTCCTGTGACCTGTACGGATCATGAGGCCAACTCTAATACTTCTGCAGACACAGTGTCTCCTGTGTGTTTCATTGGTGTATGTGTGCCAGCTGTTGTTGTGGGCTCGCTTCCTCACGCACTACCATGGCATGTCTCCTGCCCAGTCCGGTGCGTGTGTCAGATCAAGCCATGGTTCTCCCCGGATTCTGTCTACCATGAGGCTCCCACTGTGGATTGCAACGACCTGCTGATGACCAAGCTTCCTTTACCCatacccc acacacacaccctgcgcCTGCAGAGTAACCTCCTGTCTGAGATCGACACTGCAGTGCTGCACAGActaccaaacctcacagacctTGACCTTTCTCAGAATCGCTTCAGCCGCGTCAGGACAATAACTAAGAGTTCCCCCATTCCCTCCCTGCTTTCTTTACACC GAGAGAACCATCTCAGCCACCTCCCTGaagcctccttctcctcactgCCAAATTTGCAAGAACTCTTTCTCAGCCACAACAACTTACACTCAATATCCCCGAAAGCATTTTTAGGACTGGACTCCCTGCTGCGTCTTCATATCAATAACAACAGACTCATCACAGTCGACCCTCAGTGGTTCAAAGCTTTGCCTAATTTGGAAGTTCTTATGCTTGGGGGAA CCGTGGAGGCCTTGCCTGAGCGGGGCTTCCAGGCTCTAAAGTCCCTGCGGAGTCTTGTCCTTGGGGGTATGGGTCTGAGAGGCTTGGCGGAAAAGTCTCTGGAAGGGTTAGAGGGCCTGGAGAGCCTCTCTTTCTATGATAACAAGCTTACAAAGGTCCCCACTCAGGCCCTGAGGAGAGTGCCAGGACTGAAGTTCCTGGACCTCAATAAGAACCGCATCAAACTGATAGAGACAGGGGATTTCAGAGACATGGTGCACCTGAAGGAGCTTGGCCTAAACAACATGGACGAGCTGGTGTCCATTGAGAGAGGAGCCTTGGATAACCTCCCAGAGCTCACCAAACTTGAGATCACCAACAACCCACGACTATCCTACATCCATCCACAAGCTTTCCTACAGCTGAGCAGGCTGGAGAGTCTGATGCTCAACTCAAACTCTCTGAGCGCTCTACACCAGCACATCGTGCTCTCCCTGCCAAGTCTTCAGGAAGTCAGCTTACACTCCAACCCACTGCGATGTGACTGCCTATTCCACTGGGCAGCTGAAGAGGCCTCTCATCCTCACACTGAAGTAACACAAACACCCCGGATGGTGCGTTTCATCCAACCTCAGGCCACACTGTGCTCTGAACCCCCAGAACTGCGAGCTC GGGTTAGGGAGGTCTCCTCCAGGGAGATGTCTGCCTCATGCCTCCCCATGATCCCTTCCAGCTCCCTTCCTTCCTATGTTGGGGTAAGAGAAGGAGGAAAACTTGTCCTGCACTGCCGTGCTCTTGCAGATCCACAGCCTGAACTGTATTGGGTGACTCCCTCTGGGCTCAAACTTGGTCCTGTACCGATCGGTGCATCCAAAAGTTCACCAGCTCCTGATCCCTGCCACAGAATTACAGTCTCTGAGGGATTCAATCAGACAACCGCCTCCAGCGTCTCAACTAGCCATACTCAAGCTCAAACTCACACTCCCTGTAGCCCCTCCAAACACTACCGGCTACTGCCCGAGGGGACTCTAGAGATGAACAAGGTGACCCTCAGCGAGGCAGGGTTGTATACCTGTGTAGCTGAGAATGTACTGGGTGCAGATACACGCAGTGTGACTGTGGGTGCAtggcagagaaaagaaaagaaagaagggagtcTGTGA